From the genome of Thermoproteota archaeon:
GTCCTGTTCCTAGGGTGAGGATAAAGAGCATTTACCGCAAGAGGTTCGTACTCGGAAGGAAGCCCGGACAGCATCCGATATAAGAGATTTTTTAGGACCCCGGTCCTACTTCGAAGGGAGATAACTTGCGAGCATTCTTGGCCCTCCAACCCTATGGAATCCTACTGCTTGATCATAAGGGCAAGGTCCTTAAGTCTTGGGGATTTCCCAAGGATCCTGAGAAGATCGCCAGCATATTGACTGACGAGAGCTTGCTAGAAGAGCCTCTCAGGAAACTGCTCGCCGGTTTGAAAGCTGATGAGCTCGTAGTAGGCGATCAGATACTGAAGGACCTGTTGAATAAAGCGGACATCAAATCGATACTCTCACCAGCCGAGGAGGCCTTCCTCCGGCTGAGAAGGACGCCTCACCGCTACGCCTCCCAGATATGGGGGGTAGTGAAACAGAAGGATTACTTCAGGATGCTTAATGAGATAGGAATAGAGCTTACGAGGATCGGGATAAAGAAGCAGCTGAGCTCTCTGGATCAGCAGGTCATAAAAGCCATAGACTACATCGATCACGCTAACAAGGCATTGAATGTCCTAGCCCCGGCCATCAGAGAGTGGTACTCAATTCACTTCCCAGAGCTGAATGATTTGGTGGAGGACCATCCGCTGTTCATGAAGGTGGTTTCCCTACAGCCTGACAGGAGAAAAATGACCTTAGAAATACTGAAGAAGGCTGGGTTAAGCGATGCCAAGGCTAGACAGGTTATGGAGGCTGCGAGAAATTCGATAGGGGCCGATTTCGAGGAGAGCGACCTTGAGATGTTGAGGAAGGTCGCTGAGAATTGGACATCCCTTTACGAATCTAGGAAGATGGTGGAGGCCTTCATAGAGGACCTCATGAAGCGCGCCGCTCCCAACCTATCCGCGGTCGTTCATCCGCTTGTAGGGGCTAGACTCATAGCCGTGGCTGGAGGTCTGAACAGGCTTGCAAGCCTACCAGCCAGTTCCATCCAGATATTGGGTGCCCACAAGGCCATCTTCATGCACCTAGTTAAGGGAGCCAAGCCCCCGAAGCACGGCGTACTCTTCCAAGCCAAGGAGGTGAGGACCGCACCTAAGAAGCTGAGGGGGAAGGTCGCAAGACTGCTGGCAACCAAGATAGCCATAGCTGCTAGAGTGGATGCCTTTGGAGATGGCAGATACGTGGGAGACGAGTTAAGGAGGGAGATAGACGAGAAGCTGAGGGAGATCTTGGGCAGGGGTGGTAGGAAATGAGGGTTAGGGAGGACCAGAAGTTCCGAAACCTGTTCTGGATAATAAATGGTAAGAAGCAGTTGGCCACTAAGAGCATAGCCCCGGGTCACAGGGTCTACGATGAAATTGTGAGGCAGATCAAGGGAGAGGAGTACAGGATATGGAACCCCTACAGGTCAAAGCTAGCAGCGGCCATATACAAGGGCCTGAAGAACTTCCCGTTCAGGAGGGGGACCAAGGTCCTGTACTTGGGCATTGCATCGGGAACGACCGCCTCGCATGTGAGCGACGTGATTGAGGATGATGGGATCATATTCGGTGTGGAGATAGCTCATAGGGTTATCAGAGATCTTCTAGGAGTGGCTAAGGTGAGGAGGAACATCGTACCAATCATGGAAAGTGCTAGAAGGCCTCAAAGCTACTCTTGGATCGTCTCCGAGGTGGATGTAGTGTACGAGGATGTAGCACAGCCCGATCAGGCCAGCATACTGGTGAAGAACGCGGATATCTTCCTAAGGAAGGGTGGTGTGGCTATGATAGCCGTCAAAGCCAGCAGTATAGATGTAACCCTCCCGCCCAAGAAGGTCTATAGGCTTGTCGAGAAGGAGGTCATCTCCACTGGGAGATATAAGTTGCTGGAGACCGTTGATCTCTCTCCCTACGACCCCAAGCATGCAATGATGGTCTTCAGGAAGCTGTGATCTCCTTAACTATTTCATCTATCTCAGCCCTGCTCGCTGTCGTCTTCACCCCAAGAGGTTCCAAATGCGTCCTAGCAGCGAAATATCCTCTTTCCCTCAAGGTAGCGACGATATCGCTCACTTTGGGCATTTTAACGCGTAAGCGTGAGCAGATGTCGTCGAGCATGTAGTAGAAGGGAGGGCCTCCAGACTCCTCTCTTAGAGCGTTTAGAAGGCGTTCAACTTCCTCGTTGATCGGTGTTACCCCATCCAAGAATCGCGGATCCGTGATCTCATCCAGCCACAAGGGACCTAGCAGCTCCCCGCATTCAGCATTGGGCAGATCGACCCCTTTGTGGATCACATGCTCCCCGTTGCAGGTCTCCACCCAGCCCAGAGATTCCCTGAGCTGTCGGCTAGAGGCCGAGGGCCCCCTATCGATGGAGAAGAACACCCTGACGTAATGCTCCCTTCCGTAGGAGAGCAGAGGTCTGGCTACGAGGTCGAGTCTGGCCGCTGTTCTGACGGTGAAGGAAATCAAAGCGCGTATCCCAAACTCCTTGTGAAAGGGAAGCTTCCTCCCCAACACACCGTAGTACCTGAACAGCTTGTCCGGGTATATGCCAAACAGGGGCGGGGTGTCAGTAGCCGTAACTCCCAACAGGCCACCCCTCCTGACGGCCCTCAAGAAGGAATCCATGTAGGGAGCCGGGGAACCGAAAGGGTCTAGATCCAAATAATGGGGTCTATTTCCCTCCCACGCGAGCTTCTCGGCTTCCAGCCTTGCATCTGAGCAGGTCGCCCTGATCCTTACCCCATTGAGCCTCGCATTTAGCTTTATCACATGGACTGCCAAGCAGTTAGAATCGTTGGCCAGTACCTCATCGACGCCCCCCTCAACCGCCAGTCTGAGGGCCCTGACCCCCGATGCTGCCATGAGATCGGCAGCGCTCCCAATGTTCACAGACCTGACGATTGAGATGGTGACGTCCCTGTTCAGTTTCATTCGCGGGTTGTAAAACACTGGTGCCTTTGTGTAGGACAGGCCCATTCTCTCTAAGTGTTCCAAATCGGTGGAGTAGAAGATCACGCTTCCCTCCCTATATAGCTTGAGCGGTATGCTGAGCGAGGGTTCCATCATGGGGAGGGAGGGTAAGTATATTATAAGGGGTAAACCGGGATCTGGGAAATCTACGGCCGTTATGATGGTAAAGGAGCATTTAGAGAACCTAGGAGTGAAAGTAGGGGGAATAAGGACTCCAGAGATCAGATCTGGAGGAAGGAGAATAGGATTTGAGGTGGAGAACCTACTGACGGGGGAGAAATCCCTGTTCGCCTCTGTCAACTACGGGGATGGTCCTAAAATCTCCAAATACGGTGTCAGGATAGATCTCTTTGAGAAGGTGGCAATTCCTGCCTTGGAGAACTCGATGAGGGAATGCGACCTAGTCTTGGTTGATGAGATCGGTAAGATGGAACTGTTCTCGGATAGGTTCGTGGAGGTCGTGAGGAAGCTGTGGAGGTCGGATAGGGCGGCTCTCGGCACCGCTCCCATCTCCAAAATCAAATTCGTTGAGGAGATATGCTCTCTATCGGAGGTCTTCTGGATAGAGAGGGGTATGGCTGAAAGAGTTGCGGAGAAGCTCGTAGAGAGGATCCTCAAGTATTTGGGTAGGTTATGAGCCTGCTCTCCTCCCTGCGCTCCACCAAGTACAGCCTCTTACCCACGAATTCCTTGGCCTTGTCCAAGGGTAACACGATCTTCACCAGCGCGTACGGCTCGTGAACTGGCCCAATAACATCGCTGACCACCCCAACGAGTAGCAGATCCTCGGAGACGACCCTCTTGTCCTTAGGGTCCTCCTTGACCGGGGGCTTCATCTTCACTAGGAAGTTCCTAGATCTAGTCAGTCTCACGACCTCTCCCAGTACCCTCACTTCCTATACCTCCTGATTGTTTCGGCCACTTTCTTAAGGAGTTCCTCCTTGCTTCCTTGGTAGATCACCTTCACCCTCCCCTCGAACCTGTACCATCTCGAGGGCCTGTGCTTCTCCTCCACCTCGTACTCCAAGGAGAGATGTTTCAGAGCGCTCACCAAATCTTGGAGGGTAGGCTTCCTCACAGCAAGGGGGCGAGGTACCCTCCTGCCCTTGGACCTGCTCAACCTAGAATCGAAATAGGAGGGGTATATTACCTTGGGGCCCTTACGAGGCAACCTCTTCCCTCAGTAGAACCCCGTTCAGGATCCCATGCTGGCCAGGCCTAGATGTTATCCTCACCAAGCCCAGCTCGGTCTTGACCAGCGCTCCTTTCGTTATTATCTTCCTCCTAGTAAGCACCTTGCTGGCCGGGTTCTCCATCACATCTAGTATCTTCACTTTCTTTGTGGTGCCATCGCCAAGCGCCACGTTGACCTCGTGATCGGATACCAGCCTGAGCTTCCTTCCACCGCCCATTATCCTGATGGGCTTGAGCTTCCTAGCTCCCACTACCGTGAACGCTGGCGGTCTACCGGCCTCCCTCCTCCTCTTTCCTCTACTCTTCCTTACCTTACCACCGGTAGGCTTCCTACCTCCGGGCATTACTGGACCGTGGTAGTAATACGGCATGTTCCCACTTCACCTAGCTAGCTTGATCACTTCCATTAATAAGATTGGCTAGGGAGGCGAACACCACCGAGCCAGCTATGAGGGCTATATCCAGCTGGCTGAAGCCTATCTCAGCCCTCGTGATGAGTATAGGCCATATTATATTGTACGAGAATAGATCGTTGCCTCCTCCCATTGATAGGCGGTAGCTATACCCCGAGAGGAACCCTATCAGCACGGAGAAGACTATCATGCCTATTAGGCCCAGAGCCACAAGGAGGCCGATGAACATGGTGGGCGTGATCCCATAGGCCTTGCTGAGGATCCCCCTGCCTAAGGA
Proteins encoded in this window:
- a CDS encoding C/D box methylation guide ribonucleoprotein complex aNOP56 subunit (functions along with aFIB and aL7a; guides 2'-O-methylation of ribose to specific sites in RNAs), yielding MRAFLALQPYGILLLDHKGKVLKSWGFPKDPEKIASILTDESLLEEPLRKLLAGLKADELVVGDQILKDLLNKADIKSILSPAEEAFLRLRRTPHRYASQIWGVVKQKDYFRMLNEIGIELTRIGIKKQLSSLDQQVIKAIDYIDHANKALNVLAPAIREWYSIHFPELNDLVEDHPLFMKVVSLQPDRRKMTLEILKKAGLSDAKARQVMEAARNSIGADFEESDLEMLRKVAENWTSLYESRKMVEAFIEDLMKRAAPNLSAVVHPLVGARLIAVAGGLNRLASLPASSIQILGAHKAIFMHLVKGAKPPKHGVLFQAKEVRTAPKKLRGKVARLLATKIAIAARVDAFGDGRYVGDELRREIDEKLREILGRGGRK
- a CDS encoding fibrillarin-like rRNA/tRNA 2'-O-methyltransferase, with protein sequence MRVREDQKFRNLFWIINGKKQLATKSIAPGHRVYDEIVRQIKGEEYRIWNPYRSKLAAAIYKGLKNFPFRRGTKVLYLGIASGTTASHVSDVIEDDGIIFGVEIAHRVIRDLLGVAKVRRNIVPIMESARRPQSYSWIVSEVDVVYEDVAQPDQASILVKNADIFLRKGGVAMIAVKASSIDVTLPPKKVYRLVEKEVISTGRYKLLETVDLSPYDPKHAMMVFRKL
- a CDS encoding nucleoside-triphosphatase, which codes for MGREGKYIIRGKPGSGKSTAVMMVKEHLENLGVKVGGIRTPEIRSGGRRIGFEVENLLTGEKSLFASVNYGDGPKISKYGVRIDLFEKVAIPALENSMRECDLVLVDEIGKMELFSDRFVEVVRKLWRSDRAALGTAPISKIKFVEEICSLSEVFWIERGMAERVAEKLVERILKYLGRL
- a CDS encoding H/ACA RNA-protein complex protein Gar1; the protein is MRVLGEVVRLTRSRNFLVKMKPPVKEDPKDKRVVSEDLLLVGVVSDVIGPVHEPYALVKIVLPLDKAKEFVGKRLYLVERREESRLITYPNT
- a CDS encoding signal recognition particle subunit SRP19/SEC65 family protein, yielding MPRKGPKVIYPSYFDSRLSRSKGRRVPRPLAVRKPTLQDLVSALKHLSLEYEVEEKHRPSRWYRFEGRVKVIYQGSKEELLKKVAETIRRYRK
- a CDS encoding 30S ribosomal protein S8e; protein product: MPYYYHGPVMPGGRKPTGGKVRKSRGKRRREAGRPPAFTVVGARKLKPIRIMGGGRKLRLVSDHEVNVALGDGTTKKVKILDVMENPASKVLTRRKIITKGALVKTELGLVRITSRPGQHGILNGVLLREEVAS